The following proteins are encoded in a genomic region of Magallana gigas chromosome 1, xbMagGiga1.1, whole genome shotgun sequence:
- the LOC136273475 gene encoding uncharacterized protein — MTEVFKQNQCLMNQLLINCNLKNVIDLSDGIPLGAATPHRLKAKIWANQFIDLVFIFMGIFIEKYLEQAPHLLKYCYFIREMNKMLGDKAWRIYDENFRMLKETVELPWQKPVEELRVKAASSNYQFQQPFRANTGNKPIRFCYAFNNGEQCTYNPCSFAHRCQSCSGSHARANCRYRKQKPTLSPSPKQSPSQLVNF; from the exons ATGACTGAAGTCTTCAAGCAGAACCAGTGTCTGATGAACCAGTTACTCAT CAATTGcaatcttaaaaatgttattgattTATCTGATGGGATTCCTCTTGGGGCTGCAACACCTCATCGGTTAAAAGCTAAGATCTGGGCAAATCAGTTTATTGATTTAG tttttatttttatgggaatttttattgaaaaatatctaGAACAGGCTCCCCATCTCCTAAAGTACTGCTATTTTATTAGAGaaatgaacaaaatgttagGAGATAAGGCCTGGAGAATCTATGATGAGAATTTTCGGATGTTGAAAGAGACTGTTGAATTACCGTGGCAAAAGCCGGTTGAAGAATTAAGAGTCAAGGCTGCTTCTAGCAATTATCAATTTCAGCAGCCCTTTCGAGCAAACACAGGCAATAAGCCTATTAGATTCTGCTATGCCTTTAACAATGGGGAACAATGCACTTATAACCCCTGCTCGTTTGCCCACAGGTGTCAATCATGCTCAGGATCACATGCAAGAGCCAATTGTAGATATCGTAAACAAAAACCAACACTGTCACCAAGTCCTAAACAATCACCCAGCCAACTGGTGAATTTTTAG